The sequence CTGACATCAATTCGATTGATTTTCCGGTATGGTAAACTTGCAATAGCTTTATTGTTGGTAAGAAAATTGATGTTATACTTGTTACATTCCAGCATAGCATAGAAGGGTCCGGATCAGCTATGCGGTAGCATCGGGCGATACTAATTGAAGCGGTATTCTTTGTGCCATTGTTCTTTGTATGTTACCCCGCGAGTTCATCACCAATTTATCGCGCCGATAACGCATCATCATTGCAAATTGCTCCATTGTGTGGCATGTGTTCCAGTTTCGCGGCCTGGTCACTTCGTTGGTTTTGTTTTTCATCTTGCTTTCATGGCGCTTCGCGTTCGGTTTCTGAGGTACGTTTCAAGGATGGGATGGTGGGTAAGATTTGGATAGCTTAGTATTGGTATCCATAGTTGGGGTTAAAGCTTTGCTGACTATTCGCTGGTGGCAGATACTGGTTCGAGGGTGCCGACGGGTAACCTTGAACTGGTGTGGCAGTATTTTGGAACTGTTGCTGCGGAGCTTGGTATTGCGGTTGCGGTTGAGGTGCTCCATACTGTTGGCTCGGGGACTGGTACTGAGGCTGTGGAGCACTGAATTGCTGACCTGGTTGCTGTTGATTGTAACCTTGTGGTCCCTGGTAAGCCGGGTTTTTGGGACGGGCGGCTGCTTCAGCATATAGCTTGGCATGCAGGTTGTAGGCACTGTGAAAAAAGAAATGGGTTGAcgaatgaacgaaatatttaATTACTTATAAAAACCTACTCTTGCAATTCCTGGGGAAGAGGCGGTGGCGTTGGCAGATGATCTCCGACCGGCTGGAATCCTCCAGCATCGGCTTTGTACTGAATGCTGTACAACTTACCATCGGGCCCCGTATATGAATATCCACCGGTAACGATCTGTTCACCCTGCTCGGGACCAATTTTTCGATTGTAGCCTTCTTCCTTATGTTGTATGCCGTTTCCAGTTGCATAGCTGTCCGTTAGTCGATATAAATAGGAAATTggattagaaaaaatgaaatgataCGATTATTGATTCATTTGTGCTTGTCGGAAAAATCTTATTACAAAATATTCAAGCGACAGGATGTTAATCGGATCGGCGAATTGCACGTAAACAAGAATTTATAATAGGCAGTGCTGTGAATATCTTGATTTATATAATGATACTGTCTGGAATGATTCACTGGTCAAGGTTGGGGTCAAGCTGAGCTTCAAATGCATTGGCCCTCCTTACTCAAGCGCACGCTGTATGAGTTGATGTAATATGCGAACGTCACCGTTTCTCGTAAAGGGGCAATAACTCATAGCCTGCATGTTCATTGGTTAATAATAACACGTGAAAAGAATGCTAATTATTCAACGGAGATATATGGATGCTGATGAGTGCACACAGTACATTTTTTTCTATGGACGAGTTATGTCATAAACAATTTATATTTTAGTTTAAATGGAATGCTGCCGATAGTCAGTTTTTGTTACGATTGTCATGGTTTCAACTTGCCTGTCGtgtgataaaaatttttatttgcggGGTCGGGATTCGAACCCGGACAGATTGCGTCAAAGGTGATCGTTTTATGACAGTGATAGTTTGAAAACTCGATTGAAATTAAATACTTGAACCAGTTCAATGAATAATTTCAGAATGCTCGACCAGTTGTAGGATTTGTTGGGTCTattttcaagtttgaaaaaacagGCTCTATAGGAAAATGCTagtttagtttttttatttgctttgtgtttgatattcggatatttttataagacgccagaattgaatttttcgaattttacGATGTCTGAATTAGTTCAACTGAGAGTGCGATtgagttttgtgttttttaatgaaataaCCGCTGCGGAACCATTGCGAATGTTGCAGAAGACTTGCGGGGACAAACCCGGTCCAAAACCACGACATTTGATAGATATAAAATGCTTAAAGATGGCAGAGTACGCGTTGAAGACAAAGAGCGTTTCCACATCAACTTCGGGGAACGCGTTTCGAGCCGATTGAAGATATGAGAGCCAATTCAACATGAGCATGAACACTTGTACTTCAGCCTGAAATATTATTGTTCGATTCATacacttcaaataaaaaaaaaggcgggtgggtaatatcagagacataactggatgtcgtgaatacgaaaacaactgacatgttccttaacacttccgaatatcaattagttgattaattgtatgaaattgtatgtagaatttgaaacgatgcacctaaactaaagtacagattagttacatttaacattctgaaacacaaatattgtgtaaataaccagtatagttctttataataaaatcatggtggctctgaaaagaaccttttatgaaagcgtttgtgatggagagtgatgagttgatttcgaattccgatggatgccgctgacttccgtcatctaattccaggctgaactgttgtacgtgggtacgatactgatatggttggtgtaggtgtagcgtttacaaccgattataatcttccaataaagaaaacatcaattcgctgggttgatcaatgatacaataggcctaatttattgaacgaaactaacAATATTCTAtaaggattcgtttctagcattcagaagggtcaaattgcgtaattctctacgacattaaactctggaacatttttcgcaaaaacaaagaaggcttcatttgatctcgattactgtgaatttcacacagcgctcaaatctaaccaaactgttctagatttgcactaaaccgagggtatttaccttcgatttgcgagcaacaaatcctaatagttcattAGAAATCCatcagaacggctgattttgtgtaatgctctccaccgttgttttttcatcaatgcaaatgactggcagctgtgacgtaatcgctcttgtcggaagcgaaactagctttgcaaacgacacaaaatacatccgctcgcagtggcgatagaatccaaactgatccagttTTTGTTaatagctttctttttacgtgatttcgtttgtagctttttactaatgggcggtcctaacggctataaaaatagcagcatacagaattttaatgccgattatttcatttcggacttGCATAATTTatcgaaagaaactatcaatatgctgtagggatttgtttgtagcattcagaaggaccaaattgaggaactcactacgatattcaccacttttcggaacatttttctcgaacgatttgttgtacagcagcagatattttgttcttttcctcagaacgcgttctgattggctggtgttgacatgaatcaaatgagacaggtttttcaataatgtcctattgaaatacttcaatgcttttgctatacacgtttaagttgaaaaatgtcgattctattggtagttagattatataaatcctttcacagatcactgagctatgagctttaaaaatacgagaaggcAAACgcggattatcccctttgatactcgtttataccaaacatttcagaaaagtttaattttgaattatttgagattatgtcacacaactgataattttatcataaaattgtgatcatatttccgatggcgtgtagcaaaaattatgttgattcgttagatacaaccagagatatttacgatcaaaaacttatcactctctcagagggtaaattttgaaaaggcaccccatagtaaagtaagtcgtattcacgacaaaacaaataTAATATACTCCTATCAGCAATGCTCACTGATTTTCGTCTTGCTATGAATTGGTGCTTTGATTTCATTGTCACCTTTGCCGAATGAGCTGCAACTATTGTTGGCCTTTATGAACGGCAAAAAGAAGGCGGGTGGGTTATGTCACATACATAACtgaaggacgtgaatacgaataaaactgacatgcttcctTCTCACTTCCGGAtatagataatcgttcgtattaaaaGATTCTGTGGATTTTGCAACTTGCACTTTTTCGCTTTCAGAGTTCTAACGGTGCATCTGTACTAAAATACGACTTATCGATGACAAAAATATTCTACACTACAATTAAATAATACGGAACAAATACAATTTTATTTGTAGATCCAGATACTCAGTAGAGGTAAACTTCGCATAAgcctttggaaatattttaatgattcaaaaaagaaccgatttgcggATTTTATCCAATGTTTATAACTGTTGAGTTCTTTTTGTCGCCATTAATTTATCTTCACTAGTACTAAAATTCTAGTCCAGTGCTTAATTCTAGAATaggattcaagaactaaattcgaaatctgggacaggctcagaattcagttgtaaAATTCAGGTTTGGAATCTAGTAGATAAATAAATTAGATCACAAGTTTAGTTGTAGAATTATAAAACTGAACTTTTTTTCATAATCCGAATTGCGTTCCAAATttcgttctagaactgaattctaaacttgagttTCGAACCTTAataaaggaactgaattcagttaaaAAATGTTGCCCCAAAATCCATGTTCCGAACTCGGAACCTGAAATTAGGTTTTAAATTCAGGTGGACTAGAATCCAgaatctgaattcagttctagaacttattcaaaaattcagttccttGCTACTGCTCGTTGAAGTGTTCCCCATCCGTAAAGCGAATGGAAACTGCGACCCGAACGTTTGAGGCTTTCTACCACGCAGAAGGTTTATTGTTGCTGATATTGGTGGAAAATCCGTTCTTCAGTTCGATCAAATTTTACCATTTATACTCGTCCTGTAGAACATCGCGTGATATATGCGTGACTTCCTCAAAATCATAGGTTCGAGAAAGCAAACAAGATTGAGTTAGTTAGAGAAAACATAGCATTTGTGCATTTTATGATTATCTATGTTCtgttgaaattttaatcacaaattcctgatcgtatttctgatggcatgaaaaaagaattatgttgctacgttTAGTACAACTAGTTTACTACAACTCGTACAACTGCACAATCAAGCTCTGCCCCTTGTTGTAGTAAAACGTATTCACTTCAAAAATCCTTGATATTACAAtcctttttgcagattttcaccttctgtttcaacagatttcgcagccgattctttatGTACAGaaacatggctagtgctacgatcctattgacactacgaatccttctaggtcgggactcgaacattcgacaactggcttgcagcgatgccagatagtagtagtgtcattttcgtagattggcatttttctcggaagctctcgcggtgaaaaacttttttttgcttgtcaaacaaaactagtttccgtagttctccgttgataaatttaaatttccgtagatttccgcGGAAACAATCCAATTTCGATAGATTTTGTATACGGATCCGTAGGcccgtagaaaatgttcgaatccgtagatctacggagatttccgtagaactGACATCGctgctggcttgtaagactagtACTGAAACGCCAACCCGGATAACAGTTTTGTTGAAGGCTCATATTGCCGAAATTTTGTTCGTGTTAACGCACAATTACAGGTTACAGACGAATAATTCTGAATCTTCAGTACTGTATAGGATTTGTCCTCCGTCCTGAACAATGACACTTTTATCATCGCCAATTGTTTTTTGAAGTTCAAATATCCtagatgaattaaaaaaaatgttcgaaaagttTGACATTTGTATTTTAAACAAAATAGTGCGAACTCAGCAGCGCTGCCAGTTTAACATTAAAATTGCCAATTCAACGGAGGACCGTGATGTTCACCAACAAACTTCGTTACTTCAGATAGAGAAAGTAGGCGGCGCATTTGTATTGTTTTAGAAATAAATAATACGATACACGAATAAGCGATACCAGTTTAGGGTATTTCACATACAATTTGagtaatcagaaaatttgttatttttaacttCAAGTCAACGAACATTATATGAAAGTGTTGTTGAAGTACTGGCAAATTGACATTTTCTAATATTTCAAAAGTACAAAGATATTGGTCGACAagttaaaattgtcatattctggtttttgcctttctcactgtgaaaaccaatcaTTGtgaatgcaatcactgtgaaaaccgatttttgaaccgaggctcggcGTGCACTCacttgaaaggtcttgtaacacCATACaaagctgaaccgattcttacaaagttagattaaaatgaaaagtacaattgtcctatataaagttttattttgatccgacttccggttccggaattacagtgtgattagtgaaaaagttCTTATTTCTAATTATTTCCTCACTTTACTCAGAGATGACgtgtccgatttcaacaaacttagattcaaatgaaaggtctcatagtctcatgcaaaacaaaagttttaccgcactgcttgGGTCAGATCTCAGTTGTATAGTTCCCCAAGAAACTAAAACCACATTTTACATTTAAATATATGAAGGAATGTGTGTGCGATCCATTCTACACAgaatgaaataatgaaatttacacgacatgtaaatcattaGTAacatgatttgattttgatttgattgaacgagattttgattgaaaaccttcatcgatgcaaaactaaattggattgagttgaattttcaatgaatataactgtatctttcaattaccgcttagtttgcgattaaattctattgaaacctacaaaattgttaagtaactttatgtgcatgaaaatacatgtaaattcacaaaatatttttatctgtgtagctaCTTTTCATTGCGTTGTTTATATAATGAAATGATTTATTTagaaaattaatgaaaaatataaaataaaggtaTAATTCATTTAAAGCGCTGTTTGAGGAACTATTGtatcaattgttgaaaaaattctgCGTGTTGTTAGATTCACACTGCAATGGTCGCGTATGATGTTTCTgatatgtaatttataatatatGTAATTTATTTGGAGAAAATACGAAGCTTTATCAACTCAAATTGCTGCGTAAAAATATTCCTAGTAACACTCGAAGTAacatcttataccgttttcatttattgatcagagtagcccgagagctgacccagagtcgcccaaacaacttttgatgagtttgttttagcaacctggggtcgctctagatcggactccaatcgcgtagtttcgctctgaaaattttctcgcaccacgcatccatgcgagtttgtttattttttcttttttatatgagttgttgtttagggtgcgtcttcagtttttttgtttgcGTTGTGCTGCCTTGTAAGAAAAAAGCTCTTGTCAAAATCGAGAGCATTTTTTTTGGATATATTTTCCCCTACTGGGTTAGTTTAATTAATCGATTAGTACACTTGATTAATCGAGAAAACTACTTTTTCTTCATCATAATTTTCGAACGACATTAGTGTCGATTCTTGCCGCCATCTTAGATGTCGTCAAatattctcgaaaaaaaatgccaaCAATAATCCTGTTTGTCTAACGTTGTGCTATTATagtgaaaactgcaaaaaatctgtttaaatatgttaattgaaagaaaaattgaaaccaaatcgtagaaataataAATAGTACACGTATAAGTAACGATTGTAATTTTTGGGTCTGTggtttacatttgtttgacgagtaaataaaaaaaatcattctagCTATTTTTATCCTGGTACAAATCAACCCCAAAATACTAATAAACAACAATACCATCATCAACTGAACCATCTTTTGCactcaatgtacaacaaggtacgCTTGCTTCAGCTAACAATGAACTCAATGGCTGGAAAAACAATAAATGGCAATAAAATATACGGtaataatgaagaaaatctTCATAACAATGTTTCCATTGATAATATCGCCGACGAATCATTGGACGAAGGCGGGAATAGTGAATCATTACCCTCTCCTTCCATTAAATTGCTATATAGCATTGAGTGCGCCTACAATCAAGGAAAAGGAACAAGCTGCAGTAATAAAACATTATACACACATAAACACAAAATGTATAGGGATAAGCCGGCAGTCTGACAGGATTTAAAGCTGTGACAAATaaattaaatagaaaaaaataccgTTACATGACGATTCAAAACTCGTAAAAAGAATCTTCGAAACTGAGCTCAACACTATTCCAATTTGTGagttttgttagttgatggccaaatgaaccgatttcagctataccggtcccctgtttcggttccgaaattacggcaaacagtggtcaaaaaattcaaaacagaaCCGTCTTCGGTCTATAAGACTTAGCCTAaccttttttccaaaaaaaaaggtgatgaatatttggaaaaaa comes from Malaya genurostris strain Urasoe2022 chromosome 3, Malgen_1.1, whole genome shotgun sequence and encodes:
- the LOC131435084 gene encoding pupal cuticle protein 36a-like — translated: MISKTILWCALVGSVLAARLDNLYGAPAPPGAGRGGGGDGNFLNAPQLDGQYSGAPSNQYLPPTGQASNQGGYPSVAPLGGGGQTQSQFGYNPQQGHQLQQQQQPTQPSQSYGGFGGGQSSGGFQGGFQQSRTTPIPILHYENVNNGDGSYRFDYATGNGIQHKEEGYNRKIGPEQGEQIVTGGYSYTGPDGKLYSIQYKADAGGFQPVGDHLPTPPPLPQELQDAYNLHAKLYAEAAARPKNPAYQGPQGYNQQQPGQQFSAPQPQYQSPSQQYGAPQPQPQYQAPQQQFQNTATPVQGYPSAPSNQYLPPANSQQSFNPNYGYQY